The following nucleotide sequence is from Cellvibrio sp. PSBB006.
GCCGGGCGGATTGCAGAATACGCGGATAGGTCAGACGACGGCTATCACCAATTTCGCGAAAGAGATTACTGGATTTGTAATGAATAATTTGTTTGACAACGTGACGCAGGGATTTTGAAGGAATCGTGCCTTTATGAGCGCAATTTCCACCCACCACCGGCCGATTTTCTACCACACCCACACGCTTACCGGCTTTGGCCGCGGTGATTGCTGCACTTTCGCCCGAGGGCCCCGAACCGATTACCAAGACATCGTAAACATGGTCAGCCACTTTAATTTCCTCTTGAACCGAATAACCGACTAATCACCCCAAGCACCGACTTATGATTATTTTTTGCCAGTTGTCACTTCGTAAGCCAAGGACTTTTCTGTATTACCAGCGGTCTGTTGTTTTTCTTCACATTTGCTTTCATCGCCACCGCAAATATCACATACATATTCTTTTTCGCCCAAGGCCTTGCCCACGCCGCCACAGGAGCCGGTGATCGGCTTACGACCGAAGATAACGCCCACGGACATCAGGGCAACGACAACCAACATGAATACCAGCGTTACTAATAATGTACCCATAATCTTTACCTCGGTAATTCATCGATAAGGTTCAAAAGCCGTCGAATAACGGTCACTAAAACCCTCATCCTCTTTGACAATCATATAAACCGCTAATTTCTCGCGATTGGCCACCTCCATGCCGCGCTCCGGACCGAGCACGTTAATCGCTGTAGCCCAGCCGTCCGCTTCTGCTGAAGTATCGGCGATAACCGTTACAGACGCCAAGCGATGCGTAATGGGGTAGCCGGTTTGCGGATCGATGGTATGCGAGTAGCGTTTGCCATCCTGCTCAAAATAATTGCGATAGTCACCCGAGGTTGCCATACCAGCATCGGTCAATGAAATCGCTTTGTGCACGCTCTGCTGCATCATGGACGGCTGCTCTATCGCAATACGCCATGGCAACCCTTTGGGATTTGTACCCTTGACCCGAATTTCACCACCAATCTCAACCATGTAATGCTTGATGCCCTGGCGTGCGATGTAATCGGCAATCCAGTCGACACCATAGCCTTTTGCGATGGCTGACAGGTCCAGCTTGATATCGGTCAACTTACGCGCTTGTCCATCAGTTAATTCAAGCTGGTGATACCCCATTACAGCCTTGGCCTCAGTTATGGCTGCCGCATCCGGGACATCATCTTCATGCTTGCCCGGACCGAACCCCCACAGGTTCACCAAGGGCCCGACCGTAATATCAAACGCACCGTCACTGCGCTCACTGATTTGCTGGCTCAACCGCAGCACATCTTCCAGCGGCTTCGATAATGTGTACCACTCACCCGCGCTGGCCGAATTAAATAACATTAACTCGGAATCAGGGATGTAAGTGGACATGTGCTGATTAATTTTTTGCAGTTCAAGGTCAACCGCTTTTTGTATGCTTGCCGCGTCTATCGGAAGTACTCCATCTTCATCAGCAACCAGCGTAATGTGATAGGTGGTCCCCATGGTTTCGCCGGCAAAACGTAGCGAATCCCTTTCTGCCTGACCACAACCGCTTAATAACACCACACCAAAAAACAAAAACGAGGTCAGCAATGCTGACCTCGTTTCGCAGTTTGGCAAAAAGAACTTAAACAAACTGATCTTAACCACCAAAGTCATCCAACATAATGTTTTCGTCTTCTACACCCAGGCTCTTCAAGAGCTTGATCACCGCGGCGTTCATCATTGGTGGGCCACACATGTAGAACTCACAATCTTCCGGTGCCGGATGGTCCTTCAGGTAATTTTCATAAAGTACGTTGTGAATAAAACCTGTTAATCCACTCCAGTTATCTTCCGGTTGTGGGTCAGACAAGGCCACATACCAGTTGAAGTTTTCATTCTCTTCTTGCAACTGATCGTACTCTTCTTTGTAGAAGAGTTCGCGCAGAGAACGAGCACCGTACCAGAAGGTCATCTTACGCTTGGTCTTGATACGACGCAGCTGATCAAAAATGTGCGAGCGCATAGGCGCCATACCGGCACCACCACCAATAAAGACCATTTCATTGTCTGTGTCCTTGGCGAAGAACTCACCGAAGGGACCGTATACTCTGATCTTGTCGCCTGGCTTCAAGCTGAACACATAAGAAGACATGATGCCTGGCGGAATGCCTTGTGACTTGGGCGGCGGCGTTGCAATACGGATATTGAATTTTACAATACCCTTCTCATCCGGATAGTTCGCCATCGAGTAGGCGCGGATCACCGGCTCAGTCACTTTTGATTCCAGGTTAAAGAAACCAAAACGCTCCCAGTCACCACGGAATTGCGATTCGATAGAGAAATCAGAATATTTCACATGGTGCGGTGGACACTCCAACTGCACATAACCACCCGCGCGGAAGTCAACGTTCTCACCTTCCGGCAGACGCAAAGTCAGTTCTTTAATGAAGGTTGCCACATTGGGATTGGACTCAACGGTACACTCCCATTGTTTTACACCAAAGACGTCTTCCGGTACTTCAATAACCATATCCTGTTTAACAGGCGTTTGGCAGGACAAGCGCCAACCTTCGCGCGCATCGCGTTTGGTAAAGTGGCTTTCTTCGGTCGGCAGCATAGAGCCACCGCCAGACACCACAATACATTTACACTGCGCACAAGTACCGCCACCACCACAGGCAGACGGCAGGAACAAACCGGCACCGGACAAAGTTTGCAATAATTTGCCACCCGCCGGTACGGTCAAGGTTTTCTCGCCATTGATATCAATAGTGACATCGCCACTGCTGACCAATTTGGATCGTGCAATCAGGATAACGGCCACCAGCGCGAGCACGATGACCGTGAACATGACAACACCCAATGTAATTTCTATGTTCATGTGTGGTTATACCCCGCTGATTACAGATCGATGCCGCCGAATGACATAAAGCCCAGAGACATCAAACCCACAGTAATGAAGGTGATACCCAGGCCACGCAAACCTTCCGGCACATCGCTATATTTCAATTTCTCACGCACGCCGGCCAATACCACGATGGCCAAAGCCCAACCGGCGCCAGAGCCTGCACCATAAACAATGCTCTCGCCGAAATTGTAGTCGCGTTCCACCATAAACAGAGAGCCGCCCATGATGGCGCAGTTCACCGTAATCAACGGCAGAAATACACCCAGTGCGTTGTAGAGTGCGGGAACGTATTTATCCAACACCATCTCCATGATTTGTACTACCGCCGCAATCACACCAATGTAGGTGATCAGGCCGAGGAAGCTCAAATCCACGTTAGGCAGACCGGCCCAGCTCAGGGCACCGTTAGCCAGCACATAGGTGTAGATCAAATTGTTAAGCGGTACGGTCAGCGTCTGTACAACGATAACCGCAATACCCAAACCGATAGCAGCGCCGATTTTTTTGGAGATAGCGATAAAAGTACACATCCCCAGGAAGAAGGCCAACGCCATGTTTTCGATAAAAACTGCCCGAATAAAAAGGCTTAAATAATATTCCACGATCAAGCCTCCTGAGGTTTGGTATTGGGAGCGATTTTGAACTCGCTGGCTTCAACCTGATTTTTCTTCCAGGAACGCAAAGCCCAGATGAATAAACCAATCAGGAAGAACGCACTCGGTGGCAGCAACAGCAAGCCGTTGGGGACGTACCAACCGCCGTCTGTGGTGACAGACAGGATTTCGTAGCCCAGTAACTTGCCTGAACCAAAGAGTTCACGAACCACAGCGAGCGCGATCAGCATGGCGCTATAACCCAAACCGTTACCGATACCGTCAAAGAAGCTCGGAATCGGCGGGTTCTTCATGGCAAATGCTTCTGCACGGCCCATCACGATACAGTTGGTGATGATCAAACCCACGAACACTGACAACTGCTTACTAACATCATAAGCAACCGCCTTGAGGATCTGGTCAACCACGATAACCAGAGAGGCAATGATGACCATTTGAACGATGATACGGATGCTGCTGGGCGCATGGTTACGTACCAACGATACAAAGAAGTTTGAAAAAGCCGTTACCGTGGTTAATGCAATACACATTACCAGGGTCACTTTCATACTACTGGTCACTGCTAATGCGGAGCAGATACCCAGAATTTGTAAAGCGATCGGATTGTTTTTAAATACCGGATCAAACAGAAGCTCTTTCAGTTTCATCTCTTAAGCCTCCCCGTTTTTAAGATTGGTCAGGAAAGGCTTGTAGCCATTGTCACCCAACCAGAAATGTAACAAGTTATGGACACCGCGGCTGGTCAGGGTTGCACCTGACAAACCATCCACCTGATGTACAGCATTGCTGGACGAAGGATCAACAGAGCCTTTGATAATGGAGATGGCAACATCACCTTCATCGTAAACTTCCTTGCCGACCCATTTCGCTTTCCATACCGGGTTGTCTACTTCACCACCCAGTCCCGGTGTTTCAGCGTGCTCGTAAAACACCAGACCGACGACGGTATTGGCATCAGCTTCCAGCGCCAGGAAACCGTAAAGTGTCGACCACAAACCGTAACCTTTTACCGGCAGGATGATCTTTTGCAGTTGCTCATTCTCATCCTGAATCAGATAAACCACAGAATAATCTTCGCGACGGGAAATCTTGGCGATGTCCTCATCAGCACTGAGATTGGTCGAAAGACTTGGGTCCTTGCTCGCGCGACGCTGGTCGTAAGACGCAGGATCAACCGCATCAGTAAATTTACCGGTTTTCAAATCGACAACACGTGTGACGACACGCTCACTGAAGATAGCGTCAACGTTCTTGCCAGCTTCCAGCAAACCGGCCGCAGATAAAATATTGCGTTTGAAATCCAGAGACTTATTGGCCACCTGCGCCGGACGTAACAGAACGGCAGCAGCAGACACAATCACAGAACAAACGATACACAGCAGTACGGTAACTATGATCGTCTTTTTAATGGAATCATTATTAGACACGTGCCAATCTCCGCTTAACGTTCGCCTGTACAACAAAATGGTCAATCAGCGGGGCAAAGAGGTTGGCAAACAGAATGGCCAACATCATACCTTCCGGGAAGGCCGGGTTTACCACACGAATAATGACCACCATAAAACCAATCAGCGCACCAAACCAGAGTTTGCCCACGTTGGTCATTGAAGCCGATACCGGGTCAGTCGCCATAAAGATCATGCCGAACGCGAAACCACCAACCACCATGTGCCAGTACCAGGGCATGGCCATCATTGAATTGGTGTCCGGGTTGCCGACAAGATTGAACAACAGAGCGGTGCCCGCCATACCGACCATCACACCCAACACGATGCGCCAGGAAGCAATTCCCATGAACAACAACACAGCGCCACCGATAAAGATAGCCAGGGTCGAGGTTTCACCGATGGAGCCGTGCATGTTGCCGAAGAATGCATCCATCCACGTCAGGCCGCCTTTCAGCGCCTCCATACCGTCTTGCGCCGCAATTGAGAGCGCAGTTGCACCGGTATAGCCATCTACGGCAGTCCATACGGCATCACCGGACATTTCGGCCGGATAGGCAAAGAAGAGAAATGCACGTCCTGCCAATGCCGGGTTAAGGAAGTTTTTACCGGTCCCGCCAAACACTTCTTTGCCGATCACCACGCCGAAGCTGATACCCAGGGCAGCCTGCCACAAGGGAACATCCGGCGGACAAATCAGGGCGAAAAGCACAGAGGTCACAAAGAAACCTTCGTTAACTTCGTGGCCACGGATCATCGCGAAAAGCACTTCCCAGAAACCACCTACCACGAACACCACAAAGTAAATAGGAACGAAGTAAGCAGCACCATGCCAGAAGCAATCCCAGATGCTTTGCGCATCATAGCCAGCAAACAAGCCGATAAACGCACCGCGCCAACCTTCGACGGCAGTCAGGCCCATGTCAGCCATAATGGTGTTGGCCTGGAAGCCAACGTTGTACATGCCGTAGAGCATGGCAGGAAAAGTACACAACCAAACGGTGATCATGATGCGCTTCAGGTCGATACCATCACGCACATGAGAGGTGGTCTTGGTTACATCCGCAGGGCGATAAAAAATGGTATCTACCGCTTCGTAGAGCGCATACCATTTTTCGTGTTTGCCGCCTTTGTGAAAGTTTGGCTCGATCTTATCAAGAAAATTACGCAGGAAATTCATCTATTAACCCTCCTTCTCGATAAGGGTGAGGTTGTCACGCAAGATCGGGCCGTATTCATATTTACCGGGGCACACAAAGGTACACAACGCCAGATCTTCCTCATCCAACTCCAGCGCACCGAGTTTCTGAGCCGTTTCGGTGTCACCGACGATCAGAGAGCGCAACAGTTGAGTCGGCAGGATGTCGAGAGGCATGATCTTTTCGTAAGTGCCCACCGGCACCATCGCGCGTTCACTGCCGTTGGTCGTGGTGGTGAAGCCGAATTTCTTACCTTTGATCAGACCTGAGGTGTAGATGCGCAAGGTAGAGAAGAAACCAAAACCGGGACGCAGGTAGTGCAGCATCGGACGATCATTACCTTCCAGCAATACCGAGACCTGATTGTGGTAACGGCCTAAAAAGGCAAAGGCACCGCGCGCGGTGCGACCACCGAAAACTGAACCGGAGATGATGCGGCTGACACCGGCTTTCAATTGTCCGGCGGTCAATTCTTCCAGACTGGCTCCTAAACGGGTACGCACCAAACGTGGCTGTTCAACTTGCGGACCAGCCAAAGACACCACGCGGTCAGTAAACAGTTTGCCCGTCGTAAATAACTTACCAACGGCAATAACGTCCTGATAACCAATAGTCCACACCGTCTTGGTGGCGCTGACCGGATCGAGGTAATGAATATGCGTGCCGGCATTACCCGCCGGATGAATACCACCAAACTCTTTCACTACCACCCGCTCGTTGTTCGGCGCAGGAATATCAGCGCCCGGTGCCTTGCACAGGAACACCTTACCTTCAGTGAGGTGAGCAAGCACCGTAATACCGTGAACAAAATCTTCCGCGTGCTCCCGGATAATGAGATCCGGCTGCGCTGCAAGGGGATTAGTATCAGTAGCGGTAATAAAGAGGGAATGGGGTTTGCTGTCGAGCGCGGGAACTTTGCTGAACGGGCGTGTGCGAAGCGCTGCCCACAATCCTGCGTTATTCAGGTTGTCGCGCACGGTTTCGGCGGACAAGCTCATCAGCTCAGCAGCACTGTAGCTTGGGAAAGCTTCAGCATCGTCACCTTCAACATCGATAACGACTGATTGCAGCACACGTCCTTCGCCACGATTGATGGCCGATACGGTGCCCGCAGCCGGGGCGGTGTATCTGATAC
It contains:
- a CDS encoding NADH:ubiquinone reductase (Na(+)-transporting) subunit B, whose amino-acid sequence is MNFLRNFLDKIEPNFHKGGKHEKWYALYEAVDTIFYRPADVTKTTSHVRDGIDLKRIMITVWLCTFPAMLYGMYNVGFQANTIMADMGLTAVEGWRGAFIGLFAGYDAQSIWDCFWHGAAYFVPIYFVVFVVGGFWEVLFAMIRGHEVNEGFFVTSVLFALICPPDVPLWQAALGISFGVVIGKEVFGGTGKNFLNPALAGRAFLFFAYPAEMSGDAVWTAVDGYTGATALSIAAQDGMEALKGGLTWMDAFFGNMHGSIGETSTLAIFIGGAVLLFMGIASWRIVLGVMVGMAGTALLFNLVGNPDTNSMMAMPWYWHMVVGGFAFGMIFMATDPVSASMTNVGKLWFGALIGFMVVIIRVVNPAFPEGMMLAILFANLFAPLIDHFVVQANVKRRLARV
- a CDS encoding Na(+)-translocating NADH-quinone reductase subunit C, with translation MSNNDSIKKTIIVTVLLCIVCSVIVSAAAVLLRPAQVANKSLDFKRNILSAAGLLEAGKNVDAIFSERVVTRVVDLKTGKFTDAVDPASYDQRRASKDPSLSTNLSADEDIAKISRREDYSVVYLIQDENEQLQKIILPVKGYGLWSTLYGFLALEADANTVVGLVFYEHAETPGLGGEVDNPVWKAKWVGKEVYDEGDVAISIIKGSVDPSSSNAVHQVDGLSGATLTSRGVHNLLHFWLGDNGYKPFLTNLKNGEA
- the nqrM gene encoding (Na+)-NQR maturation NqrM, which gives rise to MGTLLVTLVFMLVVVALMSVGVIFGRKPITGSCGGVGKALGEKEYVCDICGGDESKCEEKQQTAGNTEKSLAYEVTTGKK
- a CDS encoding FAD:protein FMN transferase; amino-acid sequence: MLTSFLFFGVVLLSGCGQAERDSLRFAGETMGTTYHITLVADEDGVLPIDAASIQKAVDLELQKINQHMSTYIPDSELMLFNSASAGEWYTLSKPLEDVLRLSQQISERSDGAFDITVGPLVNLWGFGPGKHEDDVPDAAAITEAKAVMGYHQLELTDGQARKLTDIKLDLSAIAKGYGVDWIADYIARQGIKHYMVEIGGEIRVKGTNPKGLPWRIAIEQPSMMQQSVHKAISLTDAGMATSGDYRNYFEQDGKRYSHTIDPQTGYPITHRLASVTVIADTSAEADGWATAINVLGPERGMEVANREKLAVYMIVKEDEGFSDRYSTAFEPYR
- a CDS encoding NADH:ubiquinone reductase (Na(+)-transporting) subunit D, with protein sequence MKLKELLFDPVFKNNPIALQILGICSALAVTSSMKVTLVMCIALTTVTAFSNFFVSLVRNHAPSSIRIIVQMVIIASLVIVVDQILKAVAYDVSKQLSVFVGLIITNCIVMGRAEAFAMKNPPIPSFFDGIGNGLGYSAMLIALAVVRELFGSGKLLGYEILSVTTDGGWYVPNGLLLLPPSAFFLIGLFIWALRSWKKNQVEASEFKIAPNTKPQEA
- a CDS encoding Na(+)-translocating NADH-quinone reductase subunit A is translated as MIKIRRGLDLPISGTPEQTIVDGPKVRSVAVIGFDYHGMKPTMAVQAGDKVKLGQLLFTDKKTEGIRYTAPAAGTVSAINRGEGRVLQSVVIDVEGDDAEAFPSYSAAELMSLSAETVRDNLNNAGLWAALRTRPFSKVPALDSKPHSLFITATDTNPLAAQPDLIIREHAEDFVHGITVLAHLTEGKVFLCKAPGADIPAPNNERVVVKEFGGIHPAGNAGTHIHYLDPVSATKTVWTIGYQDVIAVGKLFTTGKLFTDRVVSLAGPQVEQPRLVRTRLGASLEELTAGQLKAGVSRIISGSVFGGRTARGAFAFLGRYHNQVSVLLEGNDRPMLHYLRPGFGFFSTLRIYTSGLIKGKKFGFTTTTNGSERAMVPVGTYEKIMPLDILPTQLLRSLIVGDTETAQKLGALELDEEDLALCTFVCPGKYEYGPILRDNLTLIEKEG
- the nqrE gene encoding NADH:ubiquinone reductase (Na(+)-transporting) subunit E; this translates as MEYYLSLFIRAVFIENMALAFFLGMCTFIAISKKIGAAIGLGIAVIVVQTLTVPLNNLIYTYVLANGALSWAGLPNVDLSFLGLITYIGVIAAVVQIMEMVLDKYVPALYNALGVFLPLITVNCAIMGGSLFMVERDYNFGESIVYGAGSGAGWALAIVVLAGVREKLKYSDVPEGLRGLGITFITVGLMSLGFMSFGGIDL
- the nqrF gene encoding NADH:ubiquinone reductase (Na(+)-transporting) subunit F translates to MNIEITLGVVMFTVIVLALVAVILIARSKLVSSGDVTIDINGEKTLTVPAGGKLLQTLSGAGLFLPSACGGGGTCAQCKCIVVSGGGSMLPTEESHFTKRDAREGWRLSCQTPVKQDMVIEVPEDVFGVKQWECTVESNPNVATFIKELTLRLPEGENVDFRAGGYVQLECPPHHVKYSDFSIESQFRGDWERFGFFNLESKVTEPVIRAYSMANYPDEKGIVKFNIRIATPPPKSQGIPPGIMSSYVFSLKPGDKIRVYGPFGEFFAKDTDNEMVFIGGGAGMAPMRSHIFDQLRRIKTKRKMTFWYGARSLRELFYKEEYDQLQEENENFNWYVALSDPQPEDNWSGLTGFIHNVLYENYLKDHPAPEDCEFYMCGPPMMNAAVIKLLKSLGVEDENIMLDDFGG